The Rhipicephalus sanguineus isolate Rsan-2018 chromosome 10, BIME_Rsan_1.4, whole genome shotgun sequence genome segment ccgagtggcgtgatgttatcgcatgcaccctccgagttacggaaatgagccggctcgtttgatctctgattcggccgcgttcgtcggccccgctcgcgcgctcttacccgcggtagaacatacaatgtgcgGGGGCATCTTATGAATTTGAACtttataccggaaggacatgacggcaacggcgacggcagaaatccgtcgagactgtccatataattgctatcgcaataataaatagtTGTTAcgtttcaaggcgaaagccttatattccTCACTAAACGCAAAATTTGACATATTTGAAGTTTatggcgcgaataagacacggacgaagataagggacacacacacggagcgctccgtgtgtgtgtccCTTATCGTCGTCCGTGTCTTAtccgcgccttaaacttcaaatatgttaaacctacaagcccagtctgccattcttacaaaatttgaccgttggcgtcccgcgtcgtcgacgGCGTCTGCATCCTGCGTCGTCAGCTACGactggtgcaaaaaatcatcaagttactacgtcaccatatgacgtcatcttgacggcacagatcacaaaaatttgtgacttcatcacgacatcacaaattctggcgtgacatcatgtgacgtaacgccacatagtGCCGTTGAAGCGcgctcctttgggcggcgaacaacaccggagagcgcgcgacctcaacagAAGAAAATTAAGACGGCGCTTCAAATTGCCACGTGAAGCCacagctcgtgttccctgctggcctcgattctggttcagccgtctcgttccttctctCCAGCGGCATAAGCCTACTACGTCATCGCATCactgcttggtcaaaagtgggctgatcacggaggcagtgcaaaaccaaggcagtgcaaaaccaagatCCTGgacgcagtgcgaaaccaggttatgtgcacaaagttttcagaggggggcagggcaggataaatacatctagggagcctatatgaccaGCCGTGAGGGTGAAGAAGGGGAGTGTATAGCtagcgtagccgtgtatagtacactatagcaagggggtggaaaagagaagtgaCAGTTTCGacgagagatgtgagggtgaagtggagaggagggtaTACCTagtatagccgtgtatagtatagtgcagtatagtatagcaagaggttgGAAAAAGGAGGTGAGGGTTATGACGAAGGAAAGGAGAAGAGGAGGGTATAGCATACCCATATGTAGTACAGTGCACCGagaagtgggaaagggaagtgagcgtgaagaggagGTAAAGAAGAAAGGGAAGGGTAGAGCATTGAATGGCCGTGTGtagcacagtatagcaagggggaagaacaggcaagtgagggtgagggagagggagaggagaaaggggggtAGGGCATAGCATAGCCGCGTACAGTATAGCAAAACGGTGGAAAGCAGAATTGAGagcgagggtgagaaggaggggtggaaagggcgccactgcatcaccaATGAGGGTTTACTTTCCTGCTTTCGCGCCATAAACTCCTTGCAGGATGCGCGTTTCAAACGCCTGCGCGCACTGGCCCGTGATCGCGAGCGTCGCTgtagggcaggcgaatcactgcttcgCACTTCCGACAGCTAGCACAATGAGTGCAACTGTATACAATTTTCTTCAGTGGATTGCACTGATCCCACCGCCgcgaagctttctgcatctcacgtaCTGTTGCATTTCCTCCGGGGTCGGCCTaccgttgaccaagcgacgatgctatgtgatgacgtcatcatgtggcgccATGCTTTGTGGTGGCATAGTGACTTCACGATGACGTGACAAATAACGTCATCATGATGCCATCTATGACCAGGTGAATTCTTGCACAGTTCGTGTCGATGCCGACGCCGATGATGATGACTTTCCAGGTTTCATAagacatctaaagctttcgcctcagTAAAAGATAATCAGCATGGGAGACATTGTGCCTTGTGCTTCAgcgcagaaatttgggctagtcgGTGGGTGTAGAACTTGTGCTTCTTAGCAAGCGCAACAGAACAAACACAGAAGAGCAGACACTAGCGCCCGTCGTGTTtgtgtgtctctttcttctgtTTGTCTGGCGCGCTTGCTAATATGTGTTTCAGATTCGTGGTGAATTAAAAGAGTAGGGCGACAGGATGCACTGTTACGCAAGAAGCGCGTATTACTCCCTGCAGGAGCACATGCTCAAGTTCTTGGAGTTTGTCCTCAAAGAGGAGAAGGAGCTCGAGGTGGCGCTCTCCTCGACGCTCGTGTTCATGGGCTACACCATGAAAAAAGCGGCGACCAAACCGGTGAATTTTGGAGGGTCTTGCTTAGGAAACCACCCTCAGCCGTTCTACGGTTACTGCCTCACGAAGTTGCCTGACGTGGAGGAGCATGCTGACAGCATGACAGCGGTGGCCTTAGATGGAACTGTGCTGTTCAGTTTCGAGACGGCAGATAGCGTCACTAAAAAGGTGAGCACGTGGCACAATATGACTTAATTGCTCAATTGTCGCGCGCATAATAGATTGCATGATAAGCAGAAAATAATTACTGAACATTTATTTAACATTTGGGCAATATTTGGGCAATATTAGTAATTGGGAAATATTTGCACAAATTTTAATGTCCGCACTTCTCTGAGTCtatcgcagaaaaaaaattggcacaCTGATCGTAAACTTATTTCGTTACTACTGAGGTACAGCCACCTACGAAACACCTGGCAACATAGAAAGGGTCGAGTTACCTATTTAAAAACATTAAGGTCTTTCATGGTCAGTAAAGGCAGTATTTACaagctttactagctgctggctaaTGGAAAGATGCAGCCAAGGTAGGAAAAGGTCTGTTAGTCAAGTAAATAGACGCGTTGCCTAACTATTTACTTTTCCTTAAGAGTAAAGGATTAGTGCAAGTGCCACCGCAATTATTTTTTACTTCAACACGACTTATGAGATATCAATCTTTCTCCCTCGATGGAGACTGCGTACTTTTTTTGCATTCATTTAGTTCCATCTAAAAAAATGTGAAACTGCCTGATTTTGCAGTTCCCAGGCATCTCACAAGCAGCAGATTAACAAAATAAAGTTCTAAAATGTGACTGCAGTGTCTTCCACATAACCaatgtaaaaagaaaaatagTGAGCTCCTTTTACCAGCGACCTCCAAACTGTACCTGCCAGCGACCTTCTAGAAGGGCTCTTGATATACAAAAGGACGTCTCTCGAATGCTGCCTTTCTTTTTCGCACGTTATTGCTTGTCGAATCTACTGCGAACTTCGGTCAAATTGAAGTACGACGGAAAGGCGAGCTATTGGCACAAATGCGTGATTGAAAATTCAAGCGCGACAGGGACAAGGaagggaacgacaccagcgcttAGCAAGGGAGACAGCTTACGCATTTGGATCGTGAGCAGTGTGGCTGTGAAGCGCGCTTTTCTGATACGGTTCTTCTGTTCAAACCCCCCCGATCGTACCAGGCGGAAACTTGTTGAAGCATTTGATATTCAAATAAGCGGGTCAACATGTATTAGTCAGTTAGGAAAAGATGCGCTGTGATATacgctagagctgtgcacgggccgtatttccgagcccgagcccagcccgggcccgctgactttgtcgaaggcccgcccgagcccgacggcaaagggctgcgagcccgcccggcctggcccgacgtacgaaaacacaatcccgggcccggcccggcccggcccggcccggctttttgaaggttcgctgcgaaaacaaaacatcgtttttcggtaatttggcattttattgagcatatcaaaggtgatcaaacgacacacgacgaaaaGTCTctgttacacagattacaaattgtcgtgcaaaaacagcaagcagtccaacgatttaGGCTTCAAGTAAGTGCAGTGCTTTTGCCCGTGCAAGCTTCAGCTtccacgaaggcgatctacgtcggatcgctcgtcgctgtcgcgtgcattttcactcataagggatttggccttaaatctaacgcgaacagtcgcgtggcgccgtcactagctcaggttgtgttacttctctgtttgccGGAGTGCAACAGAGGTAGTGCTTTAcatgctccccttttgtttaaagtagcgaatggaaaggaaaagcggcaaagggccgtcgcggaaaaggcgctgtatgcgtgctggaaaacaattcccgctcattctctatatttcgggcttgagtcgggctttgcgccgggcccgagccttgcccgataaaactccaactagcccgagcccggcccgggcccgaggtgaaaatacgtcggcccgcccgagcccgcgtcgggctcgggctttcgggttaCCCAGAGCCCGTGCACATCTCTAATATACGCCTCTGTCAGCACCTAGGAAAGGTGCGCGCGTGCGGCGGGTACACGTGCCTTGGTTGGGCTTTTGTTCGTTCTGGTTTAATAACCTTTTCAGGAGTACAGTGGGCTAGCTGTTACTAGTTTATTATGTTACAGCGCGACATGAACGCGGAAAAAAGCTAAGGCACACGGACGACagaacacagcgctgactatcaactgcgTGCAAGTTTGGCCTTCCCTATATAAACGCGTTTCttgaataaaaagtttcatttgatagttagcgctgtgtcctgtcgtgTGTGTGCCTTGGCCTCTTTCCTCGTTCTTGTCGCGCTGTAAAGTTATAAACTTCTCAGTTGGTGGGAGGCGCTggtttcgtttcctttcttgtccCTGGCCCCGTTTACGCTTGAATTTTTAATGGTGCATAAGGTCCAATTTGTTATATCATTCACTGAATGTAGGCACACTTTTGCCACCTATTGCGCATGGTAAACTTTTCACATTCTCTTAACAAGGCTGCGTGTCATCTCTCCGAACACTGTTCACTCCTATCCCATTTACTCCTGAAAGACGAAGGACTGGTAGCGATAGCGAAGTATTACATGACAAAGTAAATTTCGCACTTTTCTTTCGGCCACTTCTACTTGCAGCAAGTTTACGCTTACTCAATAGCTTCACAGGTTTGGCAGCCGAGACATACACCGGCGAGAAACCTCAAAGACGCACAATGGGTGTTGCACAGCAGTCTAGCCAGAAATGTTCATCGgggcgggggttcaaccataccttatgtgtgttcgtgcgtgcgtttgttttatgtgtgcgtgtctatacacacatgcaaaactgaaaggGGGGTGGGTGGTTTGAACAACACAAGCccaccccggctacgccactggtgttcCAGGACAGTATATTGCTGAAGCCGGCGGCGGTGTCAAGCGTTGCAAGATGTAGTGGAACGGCATTTTTATCATGAAGACTAACCTCGGTGACGGCAAAGTGAAAAGTCTTGGACAATGGCAAAATTGCTAGATCGGATGTAGGTGCCCTCGTGGACCGTCTGCTTAGGCTTCTAATGAAGAAGCATTGGTGCTTCACACGGTGGTGAAAACTCAACATCATAGCATGCGCGTTTCATCACGGCATTATGCAGCTAGTAAAGTTTCACTCGACGATGCGTCACACGGC includes the following:
- the LOC119406726 gene encoding uncharacterized protein LOC119406726 codes for the protein MGSTSCISTPISSWKASAYHDPTKPALEHMLKFLEFVLKEEKELEVALSSTLVFMGYTMKKAATKPVNFGGSCLGNHPQPFYGYCLTKLPDVEEHADSMTAVALDGTVLFSFETADSVTKKMRRFVLDLDDKVYRRVGWAFFDLAYEIYNTTFCAAGSAITSNYPRLYAAKAVLDENRNRKFRR